In the genome of Aedes aegypti strain LVP_AGWG chromosome 2, AaegL5.0 Primary Assembly, whole genome shotgun sequence, the window GTAGAATCAATATACAAAGGTTGAACTTTTGTCCAGCCTTACTCTACATCCCTTCGCTTCTTACCCCCTCATGTATCGTAAATTAATCATAAAACCCGCAATCTTACCAACAATAATCTGTTGACATAGTGACTTACagaagaattatttttcttactTGCAGATTTCGCAATGAAGATGTATTTGTTTCTGGCGATCCTGATTTACAAATGCAGCAATTATTTCTCCTGCGCTGAATATGAGCTGGCGGAAGCGAGTCAGGCGGTGAACGGACCTAGCATTGCATTGGACCTCAATCCGGAAAGCGAAAACGATTTCACCAACAATAACAATGGGATGGTTTTCGAATTCCGACGGAGTATCAAAAGTGATAACACGGAAATAGAAGCCAGGCGGCGGAGTGCTCTAGACAAAAATTTTATGAGATTCGGAAGAACAGATCCTACGGCTTTGCAACGTGTGGCACGTGCAAGCAAACAAGCTAATCTAATGCGGTTCGGTCGAGCAGGTCAGGGATTCATGAGGTTTGGAAGGATTCCTGAAAATGTTCCTCTCTCGTTAGTGCATAACGACGATGATAGCAGACAGGATTACAACGGAGATAGTGAAGAATCAAGCGAAGAGACTACGTATTCTAAACGAACGCCCAATTCCGATGAGATTACGGAAGTTAGTGAATCTGGAGAGCAAATTAAGCCCAAGCAATTGGTGTATTACAGACGAGACTCCCCTAAAAATTTGATGAGGTTCGGTAAGCGAGATGATACGAATAAATTCCTTCGACTGAGTCGTGCTAACCTCATGCGATTTGGACGAGCTGGTTCAGAGGCTGGTGGAAATTTGCAAAGAACGAATTTTTTACGCTTCGGTCGAGGTAGTGGTAACTTAATGCGTTTCGGACGTGCAAAGGGAAACTTAATGCGTTTTGGACGATCAGATCCGCGGTTCCTTCGGCTCGTAAAAATGGATAATAATTTTATGCGGTTTGGACGATCGGACAAGGCATTGAAATCAGTCGATAAAAACGAGACAAGATCTTCAGAGTCATCAAcatctcacaacaatgaaattaTAAGTGAAACAAAGCATCATGATGATTTATCGCTGGACAAAACTGATGCACCCTATAAATCTGACGAGGATTATGAAATACAGTTGAGAGAAGAGGACATCCTTACCCCAGTTTTCGTTTCGAATTATTAGTTGACCGTGTAATGgctcaaaatattttattattaaactGATAGAGTTCACTATAGTCAAATTGTTAATGATATATAACTGGTTCAATACATGTTCTGTTGCTATTGAACCGATATGATAAGG includes:
- the LOC5578330 gene encoding FMRFamide-related peptides isoform X2; translation: MKMYLFLAILIYKCSNYFSCAEYELAEASQAVNGPSIALDLNPESENDFTNNNNGMVFEFRRSIKSDNTEIEARRRSALDKNFMRFGRTDPTALQRVARASKQANLMRFGRAGQGFMRFGRIPENVPLSLVHNDDDSRQDYNGDSEESSEETTYSKRTPNSDEITEVSESGEQIKPKQLVYYRRDSPKNLMRFGKRDDTNKFLRLSRANLMRFGRAGSEAGGNLQRTNFLRFGRGSGNLMRFGRAKGNLMRFGRSDPRFLRLVKMDNNFMRFGRSDKALKSVDKNETRSSESSTSHNNEIISETKHHDDLSLDKTDAPYKSDEDYEIQLREEDILTPVFVSNY
- the LOC5578330 gene encoding FMRFamide-related peptides isoform X1, translated to MKMYLFLAILIYKCSNYFSCAEYELAEASQAVNGPSIALDLNPESENDFTNNNNGMVFEFRRSIKSDNTEIEARRRSALDKNFMRFGRTDPTALQRVARASKQANLMRFGRAGQGFMRFGRIPENVPLSLVHNDDDSRQDYNGDSEESSEETTYSKRTPNSDEITEVSESGEQIKPKQLVYYRRDSPKNLMRFGKRDDTNKFLRLSRANLMRFGRAGSEAGGNLQRTNFLRFGRGSGNLMRFGRAKGNLMRFGRSDPRFLRLVKMDNNFMRFGRSDKALKSVDKNETRSSESSTSHNNEIISETKHHDDLSLDKTDAPYKSDEDYEIQLREEDILTPVFVSNY